The following coding sequences lie in one Arachis ipaensis cultivar K30076 chromosome B05, Araip1.1, whole genome shotgun sequence genomic window:
- the LOC107644946 gene encoding uncharacterized protein LOC107644946, producing MKHLGQLAKIWDSRAFSIFLYVGSADGAVLVGDGKIENRITQCLHGIICDSCRHIERDCTDSCACENQCSNNSGNVEVEPYNCQEITHCRLTTCSCRRMAMACTAQCPCRGEEESCTNI from the exons ATGAAGCATCTGGGGCAATTAGCTAAAATTTGGG ATTCCAGAGCTTTTTCCATATTTCTTTATGTTGGAAGCGCTGATGGAGCTGTTCTTGTGGGGGATGGTAAAATTG AGAATAGAATCACACAATGTCTGCATGGAATTATTTGCGATAGTTGCAGGCATATTGAACGAGACTGTACTGATAGTTGCGCATGTGAGAATCAATGCAGCAACAACAGTGGAAATGTCGAAGTTGAACCATACAATTGCCAGGAAATAACACATTGTAGATTAACAACCTGCAGCTGCAGGAGGATGGCAATGGCGTGCACTGCACAATGCCCATGCAGGGGCGAGGAGGAAAGCTGCACCAACATATGA
- the LOC107641563 gene encoding probable LRR receptor-like serine/threonine-protein kinase At4g36180 — MQSLERLHISHYQITARDFKSFANICTLSSLEVFESNLTEDLESILHNLSAGCVTHSLQELYLGYNQMTGSIPDDLSIFPLLKELYLFQNQLRGKIPDNIRLPFQLKALSISSNSIEGGIPKSFGNICSLQSLDLSYNKMTGELPVAIQHLSGCARYSLQHLNLQNNQFNGTLPDISIFPSLTHLYLSQNKLNGKVPEGIQFPSQLETLIMNSNSLEGVITDSQFHNLGLGLSGNSFVLEINRDWIPPFQLQVIMLQHCKLGPDFPKWLQTQKNLMQLDISNAGISDITPEWFWALSTRLNKMNISYNNLTGIIPDFPLRLTEYPSIYLAANQFEGSIPLFLRRAVSLDLSNNKFSDVTSFVCANDTAERLGQLDISNNYLSGQIPDCWENFKSLAYIDVSNNNFSGQVPTSMGSVLELLVLILRNNSLTGQLPFSMKHCKNLVMLDAGENKLSGIIPSWIGSGLQQLQMLSLRKNHFFGSIPLSLCFLNGIRFLDLSVNLLWGPIPKCFINFTAMTTQERFLTDSHDHSCIVNHTLGMYGYDYDIIALLMWKGVEHIFENDKLLLKGIDLSSNQFSGDIPSELENLVELVSLNLSRNNLTGKIPSEIGRLLSLESLDLSRNHLFGSIPSSLAQIDFLSVLDLSHNNLSGQIPTGTQLQSFNASSYEENQNLCGLPLEKMCPKEGPRQESVVKTQDENDDGFIQAFFASMGLGFFAGFWGIFGTILFNRSWRHACFRSLNNITEKVMSRWQWW; from the exons ATGCAATCACTTGAGCGGCTTCACATATCTCATTATCAAATCACGGCCAGGGATTTCAAATCCTTTGCGAATATATGCACCTTATCTTCTTTGGAGGTGTTTGAAAGCAATTTGACCGAAGATTTGGAATCAATTCTTCACAATCTCTCAGCTGGCTGTGTCACTCACTCACTACAAGAGTTGTATTTGGGCTATAACCAGATGACTGGCTCAATACCTGATGACCTTTCAATATTCCCACTTTTAAAAGAGTTGTACCTCTTCCAAAATCAGTTAAGAGGAAAAATACCTGACAATATCAGGTTGCCATTTCAGTTAAAGGCTTTGTCCATCAGTTCAAACTCTATAGAAGGTGGAATTCCAAAGTCATTTGGAAACATATGTAGTCTCCAATCATTAGACTTGTCTTATAACAAGATGACAGGAGAGCTTCCAGTTGCAATCCAGCACTTGTCTGGATGCGCAAGATACTCACTCCAACATTTGAATCTCCAAAATAACCAATTCAACGGAACCTTGCCTGACATCTCAATTTTCCCATCTTTAACACATTTATATTTGTCTCAAAATAAGCTAAATGGGAAGGTTCCTGAAGGAATTCAATTTCCGTCACAGTTGGAGACATTGATCATGAACTCAAACTCTTTGGAAGGGGTCATCACAGACTCTCAGTTTCATAATTTGg GTCTTGGATTATCTGGCAACTCATTTGTTTTGGAAATTAATCGTGACTGGATTCCACCTTTTCAGTTGCAAGTGATAATGTTGCAGCATTGCAAGTTGGGTCCCGATTTTCCAAAATGGTTGCAGACACAGAAAAACTTGATGCAACTTGATATTTCCAATGCTGGAATTTCGGATATCACTCCAGAGTGGTTTTGGGCTCTATCAACAAGGCTAAATAAGATGAACATTTCGTACAACAATCTCACTGGAATAATTCCAGATTTTCCATTGAGGCTTACGGAATATCCTTCTATATATCTAGCTGCAAATCAATTTGAAGGCTCAATCCCGCTATTTTTACGAAGAGCTGTGTCCCTGGATCTGTCCAACAATAAATTTTCAGATGTTACTTCATTTGTATGTGCCAATGATACAGCTGAAAGATTAGGCCAATTAGATATTTCAAACAATTATTTATCTGGTCAAATCCCTGATTGTTGGGAGAATTTTAAATCATTAGCTTATATAGATGTGAGTAACAATAATTTTTCTGGACAAGTCCCCACTTCAATGGGATCagttcttgagcttcttgtaTTGATATTGAGAAACAATAGCTTGACGGGGCAGCTTCCTTTCTCGATGAAGCATTGCAAAAATTTAGTGATGCTGGATGCAGGAGAGAACAAATTATCAGGAATCATTCCTTCTTGGATTGGAAGCGGCTTACAACAACTGCAAATGTTAAGCTTGCGGAAAAATCACTTTTTTGGAAGTATACCATTATCTCTCTGTTTTCTAAATGGCATTCGCTTCTTGGATCTCTCGGTTAATCTTCTGTGGGGCCCAATTCCAAAATGTTTCATTAACTTCACTGCAATGACCACCCAAGAAAGGTTCTTAACAGATTCCCATGATCATTCTTGTATTGTCAACCACACTCTTGGAATGTATGGGTATGATTATGATATAATTGCTTTGTTGATGTGGAAAGGTGTAGAACACATATTTGAGAATGATAAGCTGCTTCTAAAAGGTATTGATCTCTCAAGTAATCAGTTCTCAGGGGATATTCCGTCAGAACTTGAGAATTTGGTGGAGCTAGTTTCATTGAATTTATCAAGAAATAACTTGACAGGAAAAATTCCTTCAGAAATTGGAAGGTTGTTATCATTGGAGTCTCTTGATTTGTCAAGAAACCATTTATTTGGCTCCATTCCTTCTAGTCTTGCACAAATTGATTTTCTCTCAGTGTTGGATCTATCACATAATAATTTGTCTGGACAAATTCCAACTGGCACACAGTTGCAGAGTTTCAATGCCTCAAGTTACGAAGAAAATCAAAATCTCTGTGGGCTACCTCTCGAAAAAATGTGTCCCAAGGAAGGGCCACGTCAAGAATCTGTGGTTAAAACCcaagatgagaatgatgatggtTTTATTCAAGCGTTCTTCGCAAGCATGGGATTGGGATTCTTTGCTGGATTCTGGGGGATCTTTGGCACTATCCTCTTCAATCGCTCATGGAGACATGCTTGCTTCCGATCCTTGAACAACATAACAGAAAAAGTTATGTCAAGGTGGCAATGGTGGTGA
- the LOC107644941 gene encoding sterol 3-beta-glucosyltransferase UGT80B1, producing the protein MGMGSNTNGIEYLSKEFLEDFVSIQNKDLRRMSDNGLVIAESKLPDERFDSSSCKEEEECEDHLGQRSSKVGSSPRGGLEHFTRETAGTERNLLISGHEVMLTRSMMEKWGSPRHELILDRLSERDKQKLIANLVRIQNDGTVEVDLEKSAPVASELLEFQSFEDSTLSGSLISESKKSIPQLQIVILVVGTRGDVQPFLAIAKKLQEYGHHVRLATHADFDTFVKSAGVDFYPLGGDPRALAAYMVRNKGLIPSGPTEISIQRKQLKAIVDSLLPACTAPDLETGVPFRAQAIIANPTACGHIHVAEALGVPIHIFFTMPWTPTYQFPHPLARVPQSAGYWLSYIIVDLLIWWGIRGIINDFRKRKLKLAPIAYFSMYRGSISHLPTAYMWSPHVVPKPSDWGPLVDVVGYCFLNVGAKYQPRKDFVEWIQKGSKPLYFGFGSMPLEDPKRATDVIIEALNDTEQRGIIDRGWGNLGNLTEVPDNVFLLEGCPHDWLFPQCSAVVHHGGAGTTATGLKAGCPTTIVPFFGDQFFWGDRIYQKGLGPAPIPISQLTLENLSNAIKFMLQPEVKSRAMEVAKLIKDEDGVTAAVDAFHRHLPSELPLPTPSLVEDHPNALQWFFLQIAKWCCVPCGGV; encoded by the exons ATGGGAATGGGCAGTAATACCAATGGGATTGAATACTTGTCCAAGGAATTTTTAGAAGACTTTGTTAGCATACAGAATAAAGATCTCAGGAGAATGAGTGACAATGGATTGGTTATAGCGGAGAGTAAGCTTCCAGATGAACGGTTTGATTCGTCTTCTTGTAAAGAGGAAGAGGAATGTGAGGATCATCTAGGCCAGAGATCATCAAAAGTTGGCTCTTCACCGCGAGGAG gtttggagcATTTCACCAGAGAGACAGCTGGAACTGAGAGGAACCTGCTTATTTCTGGACATGAAGTTATGCTTACTAGATCAATGATGGAAAAATGGGGATCTCCGAGGCATGAACTAATATTGGACAGGTTGTCCGAGCGTGATAAG CAAAAACTGATTGCCAACCTAGTGAGGATACAAAATGATGGGACTGTTGAAGTTGATCTAGAGAAAAGTGCACCTGTTGCATCAGAATTATTGGAGTTCCAATCTTTTGAAGATTCAACATTGAGTGGAAGTCTTATTTCTGAATCAAAAAAATCAATTCCACAGCTGCAAATTGTCATTCTTGTGGTTGGAACTAGAGGAGATGTACAACCTTTCTTGGCCATTGCAAAAAAACTTCAG GAGTATGGTCACCATGTTAGGCTGGCAACACATGCTGATTTTGACACATTTGTAAAGTCTGCTGGCGTAGATTTCTATCCTTTGGGTGGCGACCCTCGTGCTTTGGCAGCAT ATATGGTGAGGAATAAAGGTTTAATCCCTTCCGGTCCGACTGAAATATCTATTCAAAGAAAGCAGCTGAAGGCCATAGTTGATTCTCTTCTTCCGGCATGCACGGCACCTGATTTGGAAACTGGCGTTCCTTTCAGAGCTCAGGCTATTATTGCGAATCCCACCGCTTGTG GACATATACATGTTGCTGAAGCCCTTGGAGTGCCGATACACATATTCTTCACGATGCCTTGGAC GCCAACATATCAGTTCCCACATCCTCTGGCTCGTGTTCCGCAAAGTGCTGGTTACTGG CTGTCCTATATAATTGTTGATCTTCTGATATGGTGGGGGATCCGAGGAATTATTAATGACTTCAGGAAAAGGAAATTGAAGCTTGCTCCTATTGCATACTTCAGCATGTACCGTGGATCGATATCTCATTTACCAACTGCATATATGTGGAGTCCTCATGTTGTTCCCAAGCCTAGTG ATTGGGGACCTTTAGTTGATGTTGTTGGTTATTGTTTCTTAAACGTTGGAGCAAAGTATCAACCACGCAAGGATTTCGTCGAATGGATCCAAAAAGGCTCAAAACCATTATATTTTGGGTTTGGGAGCATG cctcttgaagatcctaaAAGAGCTACTGATGTTATAATAGAGGCTCTGAATGATACCGAACAACGGGGAATCATCGATCGAGGCTGGGGAAATCTCGGAAACT TGACAGAAGTTCCTGACAATGTTTTCCTTCTAGAAGGATGCCCTCACGACTGGTTGTTTCCTCAATGTTCCGCCGTG GTGCATCATGGTGGAGCTGGAACCACAGCTACAGGACTAAAAGCCGGG TGTCCGACAACCATCGTTCCATTCTTCGGAGATCAATTCTTTTGGGGGGATAGAATATATCAAAAAGGGCTAGGTCCAGCACCAATTCCAATTTCTCAGCTCACTCTTGAGAATTTATCAAATGCCATAAAGTTCATGCTCCAGCCAGAG GTGAAGTCTCGAGCAATGGAAGTTGCAAAGTTGATTAAGGATGAAGATGGTGTTACTGCGGCAGTTGACGCGTTTCACCGGCATCTACCGTCTGAGCTACCGCTCCCAACTCCATCTCTGGTGGAGGATCAC
- the LOC107644947 gene encoding abscisic stress-ripening protein 2-like: MAEQHHHHHLFHHDKEDEQTMDTAGTEVDYKKEEKHHKHLEQLGEMGAVAAGAYALHEKHKAKKDPEHAHKHKIEEEVAAAAAVGAGGFAFHEHHEKKESKEEYEETHGKKHHHLLG, encoded by the exons ATGGCTgaacaacaccaccaccaccacctcttccaccatgacaaggaggatgAACAGACCATGGATACCGCCGGCACCGAGGTTGATTACAAGAAGGAAGAAAAGCACCACAAGCACCTTGAACAACTTGGTGAAATGGGAGCTGTAGCTGCTGGTGCTTATGCCTTG CATGAGAAGCATAAGGCAAAGAAAGATCCGGAGCATGCCCACAAGCACAAGATAGAGGAGGAGGTAGCAGCTGCCGCCGCCGTCGGTGCCGGAGGATTTGCCTTCCATGAGCACCATGAGAAGAAAGAGTCAAAGGAAGAGTATGAGGAGACTCATGGAAAGAAGCATCATCATCTTCTTggctaa
- the LOC107644949 gene encoding abscisic stress-ripening protein 2-like has translation MAEHHHHHHLFHHHKEDEQLVDAAGAGYDYRKEEKHHKHLEQLGEMGAIAAGAYALHEKHKAKKDPEHAHKHKIEEEIAAAAAVGAGGFAFHEHHEKKEAKKEYEETHGKKHHHLFG, from the exons ATGGCtgaacaccaccaccaccaccacctcttcCACCACCACAAGGAGGATGAACAGCTAGTGGATGCCGCCGGAGCCGGATATGATTACAGAAAGGAAGAAAAGCACCACAAGCACCTTGAACAACTTGGTGAAATGGGAGCTATAGCTGCTGGTGCTTATGCTTTg CATGAGAAGCATAAGGCAAAGAAAGATCCGGAGCATGCCCACAAACACAAGATAGAGGAGGAGATAGCGGCGGCAGCTGCCGTGGGTGCGGGAGGATTTGCCTTTCATGAGCACCATGAGAAGAAAGAGGCAAAGAAAGAGTATGAGGAGACTCATGGAAAGAAGCATCATCATCTCTTTGgttaa